GCAGGGCTTGAATATTCTTTTGGCAAAAACTTTGTTTCCATCAATTCCAGTTTTGTGATTGGTTTTCCTTTGGCTTCAGAATCATAAAGAACTTTCATCTTGATTTTCGACTTAATCCTTAATTTGTCAAAATTAGGAAAGAAATATTGAAGCTCTTTGTCCTCTTTTCCAACAGCACCAATTAAATAAAGGGTTTGTTTCTGCTTCAGAACATCTTTTCTTACTGTTTTAAACCCTTCCTTTCCTACAAAAACATGGGCTTCTGCATGGGGCATTAAAGGAGAAATCTGCTTTTTTAGCTCAGGGATTATTTCCTTAATTGATTTTTCTTTTTCATTCAGCTTTTCTCTTTGCTCTTCAACATATGTTAATAGTCTTTCTGGATCAGATGCTTCAAAATATTTTATGTTTTCTTTGATAACATAAGAAACCAGCCCTTTTTCGGTTAATCTGTTTATCGCTTCATAAACCCTGCTCCTATGCAGAGATAGCTGTTTCATCAGATCCCCGACTTTAATAGAGCCTGATTTAAGCAAAGCCGAGTATACAATAATTTCGCTGTTTGCTAAGCCTATTTCCTGAAGTATTTTTGAGTCCATACGATTAGATTTATCTTGGATTATATAAACTTTTCTATTGTAGTCTCTTTAAAGGAGGACAAAGATTTATTAATAGGGTATCTATTCTAACTCTGGAGTGGTTAAAATGAAAAAAGAAAAACCTGAAGTTATGGTTGTAGATGACGAGGGAGATTGGCTGGTCACAATGGACGATCTCTTAAGCCCTTTAGGGTATAGAATAGCTACTGCTTCAAACTCTTATGATGCCATAGACCAAATAGCAATTAGGATTCATAAAAAGGAAGATTTACCAGATATTTATTTGTGTGATATGTTAGATAAAAATAATGTAATTGCCAAAAGAATCATACGTTCTTATCCAAAAGAATTTGATGACATATACGCTACAATAGCTTTCAATCTGTATAATTATTTAAGATTTAAAGGAGCCAAACCTAACTTTTTTGTTGCAAATACAAGCTCTGTCTCTGCAGAAGATATCGAAGTTGCAGAAAGTTTAGCAATTCCATTAATAACCCGGGTAGGTAAAGGATGGGATGATTTCTTTCCAGATATAACTGGATTGACTAGAGAAGATGCTCTAAAAAAATATGCTGAGAATTATTCTCAGATGTTAAAAAGGTATAAAAGAGAATAAAATGTCAGACATTGGCGAAGTTTTAAAAGAAATAAGGAGGAATAAAAAATGACAGATTCAGGCCTATTCGTAAAAATACTTGAAGTTCGGAGAAAAAGACTGCCTAAAGATGTATCCCTGCCATGCATAACAGGCCCTTACTCAGAGGACTATTCTTTTGGGCTCTATGGAAGCCCTAATGGTAAAATAGCCCCATCACAGGTTATTGATTTATTAAAAGACAAACAAGAAGGCACAGTTGATTTTCAAGGAGCAACATGGAAAAAATATCCTAATAAGGGTATAAGCAAACTTAAACTTCTAACTGTACGAGATAGATACCCTATCACAGTAGTAGGGACGAGTAGTCAGCCCACTAGTCTCGAAGCATTAGCACAATACTTACGGGAATCAAATAACCCATTCATTGTTCTCTTAAAGAATGAAAACGATATTTGCTGTTATATTGACGGAAAAATAACATCTGCATCCACAATTATGCCGGATAAATCGCTTTACCAGGATCTTTCTAAATTTGTAAATGACTTTGGTGGCGTGGTTACTGCATATTTAACTCAGGATACTCATTTCTATGAGAAGACTATAGAGACAAGAGATGAAGTTGAAAAATTCTTAGATGATCACTTCGCAAAATTGTCACATCATGCTAGGTTTAAAAACATTTCTTTTATTGGAGATTTGTTGCCCGTACTATTGAGTATGGACAATTATGATGGAGCTAAATATAAGTATGATGAAGCTAAATGTAAGAAGGAAATAAAATATCTTCAAAAGTGCGCAAGTGAAAAAAATATCGAAAATGTAAATACGAGCATAGTGGTTGAGCAAGACACCGATGGTGCTTTCTTAGTTCCTTTTGAGATACCTGAAACTGATTGCAAGTTATCTTATGAAGTACTCACTCAGAGAAGTGCTGGTCGTAGGACTCTTAATATGCTTCTTGAATGTTCCCATTACACCTATGAGGATGGTGCTTCAGAAAGGCCAGAGTCCACTCTTTTTCCTCTAGGGACTGTGAAATGTCAAAGGATAGGCTGATGATGCATCTGAAGGCTTCATGAATGAAAAAATGTCAAAAGAAAAACTCGAAGTTTTAGTAGTTGATGATGAGCCAGATTGGCTTGCAACTACGACAGATTTCCTTGAAGATATGGGGTATCATGTCGCAACAGCCTCAGACTCTTATAAAGCAATAGACCAACTGGCGGTAAGATTATATAGAAAAGAATCGATGCCAGATATCTATTTATGCGATATGCAGGATAGAAGATATATCATATCAGTTATAGGTGTCAGTGAAAATCCTCATAATGAAGTAAATCCAGAGGATATAAAAGACGTTCACCCTTCTATGGCTTTTAATCTTCACAACTATCTCTCCTCTAAAGGAAATAAGCCAGAATTTCTTATTGGTTTCACAAATTTTATATGCGCAGAAGATAAAATAACTGCATCAAGGCTTAAAATTCCTTTAGTAGGTAAGGAAGAAAGGGATAATTTCAGTTCTATTTTTCCAGATATTAATGGTTTAACAAGAGAAGACGCATTAAAAAAGTTTAGGGATAACTATTCTAAATATAAACAATAAAAAGGCAATGTATATGCTCTTATGGAGATAGTTACTTTGCTGATTTTAATCACCCAAAAAACTCCTTATGCAGCAATCTCACAGTATCCTCATTTCATAATTTTAGCAAAGTTTATTAGTTAGGTATTTCACTCTAATCACCAATGTTAAGAGTAATATTTGATACTAATATTTATGGCTTATTAATTAAAGAGAAGGAAATAGCTATAATAAGAGAGAAGATCGAAAAAGATCAGGCTTTTATCGTATATGGTTTTCAGCCAATAAGAAAAGAATTAAGAGATACGCCGAAGAGTGAGAAGTTAGGTAAATTAAAGAAAAGGAACCTTCTCTTAAGTTTGTATGATGAAATAACGAAAGGAAGATACCTAAAGGATTCAATTCAGATTAACAGGCTGGCTTTAAAATTCTACAATGCCTATAGAAAATTTGGAGGAATAAGGAGCTGGAAAGAAACAAACATTGATGTTGATTTTACTATTGTTGCTTGTGCTAGTTTCTACAAATTAGATGTTGTAGTTTCTGATGATTCAACAACTATGTTAAGTAAGCCGGCCATGAAAGCCTATAGACACATAACGCTGAAAGAAGGATCATGGCACCCTAACTTCTGGAAATACTCAGATTTAAGAGTAAAATACGAATTTTAACTAGTTGTAACTTTAATAAATTTGTTTATTTCTTTAATAAACTGCGGGTCTTTTTGAGCTTCCTTTATAGCTTTAATTAATTCTTCTCCTTTTAACCTATTCGTTGTTTTTTGCATATTCTATTAGAATACCCACATGTATTTAAATCTTTCTTTTATCCAAAAAACTCCTTATGCAATGCCCTGACAGCATTCTCCGCGTCTTCTGCCTTCACAACAAATCCTATGTTGATCTCAGACGCTCCCTGCGAGATCATCTCAATGTTTATATTATTCCTCCCCAAAACGCTGAATAATGGCCCGACAACATTTGGAATGTGATGCAGCCCTTCTCCCACAACGCAGACAATCGACTTGTTTTCTTCAATATTTACAGTTGCAAATCTGTTTAACTCCACTATCGCCTTGTCTAGATTGTCTTTTTTATCAACTGTTACTGAAACGCTTACCTCGCTTGTTGAGACCATGTCAACAACAACGTGGTACTTTCTGAAGATGTCAAATATCTTTGCAAGAAAACCGTAAGCATCAATCATCCTTGTCGAATTTATTGTTATGACTGTAATATTTCTCTTTACAGCAATTGCCTTTGCTATTTTTTCAGATCTTGACGGCTCATTGACAATCAAAGTTCCCTCATTTGATGGCTCATAAGTGTTTAGCACTCTTACCGGAATATTTTTCCTCATTGCAGGCAGTATTGTTTTTGGATGCAGGACTTTTGCTCCGAAATATGCAAGCTCTGCTGCTTCATTAAAGCTCACTTTGTCTATTGTTTTCGCTTCCTTTACAATTTTAGGGTCAGTTGTCATTATGCCATTCACATCAGTCCATATCTGTATTTCTTCTACATTCAATGCTGCCCCGACAATTGCAGCGCTGTAATCCGAGCCGCCCCTTCCAAGCGTGGTTATTGCTCCACCAGAAGTTTTTCCTATGAATCCAGTTATGATCGGAATTGCTTTTTTATCTGACAAATGCATTCGCATCTGCTCTTCTGATTCTGGCAATGGCTCTGCGCCGCCAAAATTATCATTTGTAACTAATCCAACATCATAAGCATCATGCGCTTCTGCTTCCATGCCATGCTTTGTCATGTATGCAGCAACAATTCTCGCAGACATCCTCTCGCCGAAAGACTGCACTAGATCCATGGTTTCTGTTGTGACTTCCCTATATTTCGCAATCCTTCCGATTAACTGCTCAAATTCATCCAGCTTGTCCTGAACTAAAGAATTGCCAAGCCCCAGCTCTTTTATTATTGTGTAATGCTTTTCCTTGATTTCATTCAAGATAGCAGAATAATCGCCGCCTTGGAATGCAAGATTTGCTGTATTGATCAATTTGTCTGTAATGCCGCCGACAGCGCTGACAACAACGATCGGATCTCTATCTAGCCTGCTTTTTACAATATCATGCACTATTTTGATCCTCTCAGCGCTTCCAACTGATGTGCCCCCGAACTTCATGACGATCATTCTGAGAACAGTAATTCTGCCATATTTAAAAAATTAACTGAAAAAGTTACGAAGTTCGTAGAAAAGATAATCGTGAAGATAAATCATTTACAGCGCCATTTGTGGCGGTGCGACGGTCAAAATTTTTAACAAAATTTTGCCCTACTCGGCAGCCCGAAGGGCGCAACCCCAGCCTCGCCGCACGCCACCATGGCGCTGACGAGCCGGGGGTTGTCCCTTACGGGGTGGCTCGTAGCACAAGCGAACGGAGTGAGCTTGTGCGTCAGCCGCCGTTGTGGTGGCGTGCAGAAAACAGAAATTCACATTAAACTTTCAATAGCGGGCCCAACGAGATTCGAACTCGCGACCTACTGATTACTTCAGGAACGGAGTTCATGAAGGATTGGAAACTCCGTTTCCAATAAGAGTCAGTCGCTCTAACCAGGCTGAGCTATAGGCCCATAAAAGGAGAAAAATCTGCTTTATTTATAAACGTTTTTGATTATACGTTACAGATTGACAAGAACTATTGAAATATTAAGCACCACTGCAAAACTAACCCATAATATGTAAGGAACAAGAAGATAAGCTGCTGGCTTTGAGATGTTGTAAAACTTTATGATTGTGAACAGGATTGCCAGCCACAAGATTATTATTTCTATTGAAGCATACAAGGGAGACCTTAACCCGAAGAAAATAATTGACCACAACATATTAAGCAAAAGCTGGATTCCAAAAAATATTAATGCTGTCTTGACTCCTTTTGCTTTGATCCCTTTTTCCCATACCAAATACAGCGAAATTCCCATTAAAAGAAATAATGCAACCCATACAGGCCCGAAGATCCAGTTTGGCGGATTAAAGCTCGGCTTCTGCAGTGCAGCATACCATGTGCCAATAGATGACGCTGTAAAGAATGATCCGATCAATCCAGCCAATTGGCAGATTATGATTGAAAATATCAGCTTATAAGTATTTTTTATTTTCATTTATGATTCTTAATAGAAACTCATATATAAATTATGGCTATCAAACATCCAAATTAACAACTTCTCTTGCATGATCTTCTATAAATCTTCTTCTCGGCTCCACTTCCTCACCCATTAAGATCGAGAATATCCTGTCAGCTTCAACTGCATCTTCTATTGCGATCTGCTTGAGTATTCTGACATCAGGATCCATTGTTGTTTCCCAGAGCTGCTTTGGATTCATCTCACCCAGGCCTTTATATCTTTGTATGGCAACTCCTTCTTTTCCAATTTCATTAAGCAGAGTGTTCATCCTCTCGTCATTGTAAACCCAGTTGACCTGCTTTCCCTTCTGCACCCTGTACAAAGGCGGCTGCGCAACATAAACATAGCCTGCTTCGATCAAAGGCTGCATATACCTGTAAAAGAAAGTCAATAGCAATGTCCTGATATGAGCGCCGTCAACATCCGCATCAGTCATTATGATTATTTTATGATATCTTGTTTTTGAAATGTCAAACTCATCCCCTATTCCGCAGCCGATTGCGCTTATGATTGTAATGATCTCATTATTCATAAGCATCTTGTCCATTCTCGCTTTCTCAACATTAAGGATTTTTCCTCTTAAAGGAAGTATTGCCTGGAATTCCCTGCTTCTAGCCATTTTGCAACTTCCCCCGGCTGAATCTCCTTCCACAATATACATTTCGCATTGAGCAGGATCCCTGTTAGAGCAATCAGCCAGTTTGCCTGGCAATGATCCTGAATCAAGCGCGCTTTTTCTTCTTGCCAATTCCCTTGCTTTTCTTGCAGCCTCTCTTGCATGCGCAGCTAAAACAGATTTTTCAATTATGGATTTTGCAACTGTAGGATTTTCTTCAAGATAATTGCCAAGCGATGTTGTAACTAAAGAATCAACTATTCCTTTAACTTCAGAATTGCCAAGCTTTGTCTTTGTCTGGCCTTCAAACTGCGGCTCTGCTATTTTTAATGCTATAACTGCGGCCAATCCTTCTCGAGCATCCTCGCTTTCCAATTTTGTGTCTTTCAACAGCCTGAATTTTTCTCCAAAATGATTCATCACTCTTGTCAATGCTGTTTTGAATCCAATCAAATGAGTTCCGCCTTCGTGCGTATTGATGTCGTTGACAAAAGAGAATACCTGCTCATTATAGCTGTTGTTGTACTGCATTGCTATCTCGAGCTTTGTGCCGTTTTTTTCGCCGCTGAAATAGATAACATCATGCAGCGCAGCCTTGTTTTGGTTGATGTATTTGACAAATTCTATAATGCCGCCTTCATAGCAGAATATCTCTTGCTTATCCGCTCTTTCATCGCTGAAAATAATTTTCAGCCCTTTATTCAGGAAAGCCAGTTCTCTCAATCTTGTTGCAACAACATCATAATCATATATCGTGTCTGTGAAAATCTCCTTATCAGCCAAAAAGGTTATCTTTGTTCCCCTTTCTGCTGTATCGCCAATAACATGCACTTCATTTGTTTCCTTTCCTCTGTTGTAAGTCTGGGTGTATATCTTGCCATCCCTGTAAACCTCAACTATAAGCTCTTCAGAAAGCGCATTTACAACAGAAACTCCTACACCATGCAGGCCGCCAGAAACTTTATAAGCGCCTTTTTCAAACTTTCCGCCCGCATGCAGCTTTGTCATGACAATCTGCAGCGCGCTGACATTAAACTTCGGATGGATGTCAACAGGAATGCCTCTGCCATTGTCAACAACACTTACTCTGTTATCAGCATGGATCGTAACCTTTATCAAAGTGCAGTGGCCGACAAGGGCCTCATCAACAGAATTATCCACAACTTCATTGATCAGATGATGCAATCCGCGGCTTGATGTAGAGCCAATGTACATGCTGGGCCTTTTCCTGACTGCTTCAACATTGCCCAGTACAGTTATGTCCTTGGCTTCGTAGCTTTCTTCTTGGTTTTCTGGCATTTTTATCCTATAATTATGTGGTTCATTGCTAGTCCTTTTGTTTTTAAAAAATAATCAATAGTTTTGGATCTTTCATATTTGGATATTCTAGTTTTATAGCTTTTATAAAAAAGCGAAATGAACATTGTAACTTCTTCTATTATGAACTCCTTGCATAATTCTTTTTTTTGTTCATAGCTTTCTTTAGTTTTATTTAGCTGTGAAAGTACAGTTCCTGTGAATTCATCTTCGATTAGTTTTGAAAATTCTGAACTCCTTCGCTCTAGATTTTTAACTTCAATTTTACTTTTTTTGTACTCATCATCCTCTAGTTCAGACCAATAAGAACCCTTTACTTTTTCGAAAGGTTTAGAGATTTTTGTTAAAAAATTTTTCAAATCCGTGCCTTCTTTCAATGCTTCTTTTGGAGGTATATCCTTGAATGCCTGTAAAGATAGCCTGTATGGGTTATCCACAACAAAGATAAGAAATTCGTCAAAACCATCCGCTAATTTAATTGCCTTTAGTATGTTCTCCTCCTTTGAATAAAAGGGGTTTCTTATACTCACTCCCATAAATGCTTTTCTCCTATTTTCAGCCATTTTCTCGTCCTTAAATTTGTTAAGAATCTTATAAAAAAGAAATCACCTTAGCTTATAAATCTATCGTTTGTAGAATGGCGAGATAAGGCTTAAAACGTCAGAATTTGAAGGTTTTAGAAGATTTTAATTACTTATTATTGGCATTTTCATTTTCACCTTGCTTAGTTTCTTGTTTTTTGTGATTATCATGCTTTGATTTCATCATAATACCTCCAAAGGATATCCACAAATAGTTCTGCATTTTGCAATAGAATATGATTTTTTAGAATTTCCATGATAAGAGGATCTTTTCTTCTGACTGCATCTTCGAAATTCTTGATTGTTGATTTTTTGGCATTGATTATTTTTCCATAAATCTTTCCAATATTCCTTATCTCTCCAATTTGAGATTCAGTTATGTTCCCGATATATAATAAGTCTATGTCGCTGTCTTTTGTGAATGCCCTTTTTGCATAAGAGCCAAAAACAAGCAGAGTTCCGCCTAAATTCAGCTCGAATATGTCGGAAAAAATCTTCTTGATCACAAATACTTGTTCAATGAATGTTGCTGTTTCGATTAGTTCTGCAACCACGATGTAATTTCTTACAGCAACATTTTCCATGTTCAGCGAATAAACCTTGTTTTTACCTGCTTTTTTTGACACCATGACTTTATCTTTTTCTAGAGTTTTGAGATGCGGAAGCAGCGTTACATGGCTTTTCTTTATTAATTGCGCGAGTTGACGAACATGATATTGCGCTAAATAGTTTGAAAGGTATTGCTTTAAAATCATCAGTTTGATATTGGTTATTTTATCTACCATATGGTATAAATAATTACCATTAATATTTAAATCTTTTGTTTTTTCTGATTGAGGTAACTTATTAGCTGTTTATCATTTCTAAAGCGCGAGATAAGGCTTAAAACAGCAAAATTTATGGGTTTTGGACAAAGAAAACTAAGCCACTTTCAATAATTTTTCATCTATTGTTTTTTTGTTTTTAATAGCTTTAATTATTTTAACAACCTTTGCCTGTTCTGCTGCTTCCGTTTCTTTATTGTAATCACCCTCAAGAACGCTTCCTATGCCCACGGGTGCCCCTACATTATCACTGCGAGTCCACCATTTACCATTTTCATCTCTATAATAATCAACCCCATCTTTTCCTCTTAGCACTGGGCACCCTTGTCCATAACCATATTCCCTCATTCAAACCCCTCATCTTGCTTCTTAATTAACTTTCATAGCTTCTTTCCATCCCTTTATAAATGCAGCTTCCCATGAGCTGATCTCATCATTCTCAACTAATTCTTCTCTTTCGTCATCAGAGTAAACTAATTCGTCTTCATCTTCCAAATCCTTATCTTCAGGCTCTTTCATAGCTTCGCCTCCTAAGTCAAACATCATATGTTTACAACCCCTTTTTACAATCTATATACTCCAAAACAATTAAATATATATACTTATTCTATATACCATATATAGCATATAACGAGCATATAGGGTTCTGTAAACTTTACGGTAAAAAAAAGAGGGGGGGCGTGTAAACCATGGATTT
This Candidatus Woesearchaeota archaeon DNA region includes the following protein-coding sequences:
- a CDS encoding helix-turn-helix domain-containing protein, whose protein sequence is MDSKILQEIGLANSEIIVYSALLKSGSIKVGDLMKQLSLHRSRVYEAINRLTEKGLVSYVIKENIKYFEASDPERLLTYVEEQREKLNEKEKSIKEIIPELKKQISPLMPHAEAHVFVGKEGFKTVRKDVLKQKQTLYLIGAVGKEDKELQYFFPNFDKLRIKSKIKMKVLYDSEAKGKPITKLELMETKFLPKEYSSPAVINIYADRVVNVLWKGNNPLCFMIINKDIADSYRKWFELLWNYSE
- a CDS encoding response regulator, which gives rise to MNEKMSKEKLEVLVVDDEPDWLATTTDFLEDMGYHVATASDSYKAIDQLAVRLYRKESMPDIYLCDMQDRRYIISVIGVSENPHNEVNPEDIKDVHPSMAFNLHNYLSSKGNKPEFLIGFTNFICAEDKITASRLKIPLVGKEERDNFSSIFPDINGLTREDALKKFRDNYSKYKQ
- the lysC gene encoding lysine-sensitive aspartokinase 3; translated protein: MIVMKFGGTSVGSAERIKIVHDIVKSRLDRDPIVVVSAVGGITDKLINTANLAFQGGDYSAILNEIKEKHYTIIKELGLGNSLVQDKLDEFEQLIGRIAKYREVTTETMDLVQSFGERMSARIVAAYMTKHGMEAEAHDAYDVGLVTNDNFGGAEPLPESEEQMRMHLSDKKAIPIITGFIGKTSGGAITTLGRGGSDYSAAIVGAALNVEEIQIWTDVNGIMTTDPKIVKEAKTIDKVSFNEAAELAYFGAKVLHPKTILPAMRKNIPVRVLNTYEPSNEGTLIVNEPSRSEKIAKAIAVKRNITVITINSTRMIDAYGFLAKIFDIFRKYHVVVDMVSTSEVSVSVTVDKKDNLDKAIVELNRFATVNIEENKSIVCVVGEGLHHIPNVVGPLFSVLGRNNINIEMISQGASEINIGFVVKAEDAENAVRALHKEFFG
- a CDS encoding TspO/MBR family protein, encoding MKIKNTYKLIFSIIICQLAGLIGSFFTASSIGTWYAALQKPSFNPPNWIFGPVWVALFLLMGISLYLVWEKGIKAKGVKTALIFFGIQLLLNMLWSIIFFGLRSPLYASIEIIILWLAILFTIIKFYNISKPAAYLLVPYILWVSFAVVLNISIVLVNL
- the gyrB gene encoding DNA topoisomerase (ATP-hydrolyzing) subunit B, which codes for MPENQEESYEAKDITVLGNVEAVRKRPSMYIGSTSSRGLHHLINEVVDNSVDEALVGHCTLIKVTIHADNRVSVVDNGRGIPVDIHPKFNVSALQIVMTKLHAGGKFEKGAYKVSGGLHGVGVSVVNALSEELIVEVYRDGKIYTQTYNRGKETNEVHVIGDTAERGTKITFLADKEIFTDTIYDYDVVATRLRELAFLNKGLKIIFSDERADKQEIFCYEGGIIEFVKYINQNKAALHDVIYFSGEKNGTKLEIAMQYNNSYNEQVFSFVNDINTHEGGTHLIGFKTALTRVMNHFGEKFRLLKDTKLESEDAREGLAAVIALKIAEPQFEGQTKTKLGNSEVKGIVDSLVTTSLGNYLEENPTVAKSIIEKSVLAAHAREAARKARELARRKSALDSGSLPGKLADCSNRDPAQCEMYIVEGDSAGGSCKMARSREFQAILPLRGKILNVEKARMDKMLMNNEIITIISAIGCGIGDEFDISKTRYHKIIIMTDADVDGAHIRTLLLTFFYRYMQPLIEAGYVYVAQPPLYRVQKGKQVNWVYNDERMNTLLNEIGKEGVAIQRYKGLGEMNPKQLWETTMDPDVRILKQIAIEDAVEADRIFSILMGEEVEPRRRFIEDHAREVVNLDV
- a CDS encoding nucleotidyltransferase domain-containing protein, with product MVDKITNIKLMILKQYLSNYLAQYHVRQLAQLIKKSHVTLLPHLKTLEKDKVMVSKKAGKNKVYSLNMENVAVRNYIVVAELIETATFIEQVFVIKKIFSDIFELNLGGTLLVFGSYAKRAFTKDSDIDLLYIGNITESQIGEIRNIGKIYGKIINAKKSTIKNFEDAVRRKDPLIMEILKNHILLQNAELFVDILWRYYDEIKA